Proteins from a single region of Salipiger sp. H15:
- a CDS encoding iron ABC transporter permease yields MMRLFGLLALLALALVLALSVGARPVTPAVALEALRAYDPTNPDHVTMMAIRLPRLAAGLIAGGALGIAGTVMQVMTRNPLADPGLLGVNSGAAFALLIGATVFGAADEASVALLTFPGAALASALVFVLGGGLRGDVGPVRLTLAGAALNALLLSLVTAIVLVRQDTLDMFRFWVAGSLTQAASRPLAEMALIAAAGGLFALAVAPQIEALSLGSALSRGLGTKPRRVQAAALAVVTLCTGAAVAVAGPIAFLGLMVPPLARIVAGHSLRRELVASALLGAALLLFADTLGRVVMAPSEVRAGVMTALIGGPVFLWVARRLRPGATA; encoded by the coding sequence ATGATGCGCCTCTTCGGCCTTCTCGCGCTGCTGGCGCTCGCGCTGGTGCTGGCCCTTTCGGTCGGTGCCCGCCCGGTGACGCCCGCCGTGGCGCTGGAGGCGCTGCGGGCCTATGATCCGACCAACCCCGACCACGTGACGATGATGGCGATCCGCCTGCCGCGCCTCGCGGCGGGGCTGATCGCGGGCGGCGCGCTCGGCATCGCGGGCACGGTCATGCAGGTGATGACCCGCAACCCGCTGGCCGATCCGGGCCTTCTGGGCGTCAACTCCGGCGCGGCCTTCGCGCTGCTGATCGGCGCGACCGTCTTCGGCGCCGCTGACGAGGCCTCGGTGGCGCTGCTGACCTTCCCCGGCGCGGCGCTCGCCTCGGCGCTGGTCTTCGTACTCGGCGGCGGGCTGCGCGGCGACGTGGGGCCGGTGCGGCTGACGCTGGCCGGCGCGGCGCTGAACGCGCTGCTGCTGTCGCTGGTCACCGCCATCGTGCTGGTGCGGCAGGACACGCTCGACATGTTCCGCTTCTGGGTGGCGGGCTCGCTGACCCAGGCCGCCAGCCGCCCGCTGGCCGAGATGGCGCTGATCGCCGCGGCCGGGGGCCTCTTCGCGCTGGCCGTCGCGCCGCAGATCGAGGCGCTGTCGCTGGGCTCGGCGCTGTCGCGCGGGCTCGGGACGAAGCCGCGCCGGGTGCAGGCGGCGGCGCTGGCGGTGGTGACACTCTGCACCGGGGCGGCGGTCGCCGTGGCCGGCCCCATCGCCTTCCTCGGCCTCATGGTGCCGCCGCTCGCACGGATCGTGGCCGGGCATTCGCTGCGCCGCGAGCTTGTCGCCTCGGCCCTCCTCGGCGCTGCACTGCTGCTCTTCGCCGACACGCTCGGCCGGGTGGTCATGGCCCCCTCCGAGGTCCGCGCGGGCGTGATGACCGCGCTGATCGGCGGGCCGGTGTTCCTCTGGGTGGCGCGGCGCCTGCGCCCCGGGGCGACCGCATGA
- a CDS encoding transcriptional repressor, which produces MTDHTDPLGFTQHDHAHCREQALQTAEETCAREGLSLTKQRRRVLELLLRKHKAMGAYELLDALRDEGQGAQPPTVYRALDFLVTNGFAHKIERLNAFVACAHPGERHKPAFLLCSACGLVAEMPSRAIGEAVKAAAEELDFALERMVVEAEGLCPQCRRAAA; this is translated from the coding sequence ATGACAGACCATACCGATCCGCTCGGCTTCACACAGCACGATCACGCGCATTGCCGAGAGCAGGCGCTGCAGACGGCCGAGGAGACCTGCGCCCGCGAGGGGCTCTCGCTGACCAAGCAGCGCCGCCGGGTGCTCGAGCTGCTGCTGCGCAAGCACAAGGCGATGGGCGCCTACGAGCTGCTCGACGCGCTGCGCGACGAGGGGCAGGGCGCGCAGCCGCCGACTGTGTATCGGGCGCTCGACTTCCTCGTGACCAACGGCTTCGCGCACAAGATCGAGCGGCTCAACGCCTTCGTCGCCTGCGCCCATCCCGGCGAGCGGCACAAGCCTGCCTTCCTGCTCTGCAGCGCCTGCGGGCTGGTGGCCGAGATGCCCTCGCGCGCCATCGGCGAGGCGGTGAAGGCCGCCGCCGAGGAGCTGGACTTCGCGCTCGAGCGCATGGTGGTCGAGGCCGAGGGGCTCTGCCCGCAATGCCGGAGAGCCGCCGCATGA
- a CDS encoding 5-oxoprolinase subunit PxpA, whose translation MTSVDLNADMGESFGPWVMGQDAALLEVITSANIACGFHASDPDVMAATMKLAVAKGTGIGAHPGFPDLQGFGRRRMDLSKASLRNLAAYQLGAAQAMAAMAGGAVRHLKLHGALANMCAEDKAMAMAAYEGALSVDPGIIVMVLAATQQQAAVEELGCRWAGEIFADRAYNDDATLVDRSLPGAVIHDPALAAERMVKMVQAGAIITESGRHIPAAVDTICLHGDGKTALEIARSVRAALEGAGVTLAVFPGRTGGV comes from the coding sequence ATGACCAGCGTCGATCTCAACGCGGACATGGGAGAAAGCTTTGGCCCTTGGGTCATGGGGCAGGATGCGGCGCTCTTGGAGGTGATCACCTCGGCCAACATCGCCTGCGGCTTTCATGCCAGCGACCCGGACGTGATGGCGGCGACGATGAAGCTGGCGGTGGCCAAGGGCACCGGCATCGGCGCGCATCCGGGCTTTCCCGACCTGCAGGGCTTCGGGCGGCGGCGGATGGACCTGTCGAAGGCCAGCCTGCGCAACCTCGCGGCCTACCAGCTCGGCGCGGCGCAGGCGATGGCGGCCATGGCGGGCGGCGCGGTGCGGCACCTGAAGCTGCACGGCGCGCTCGCGAACATGTGCGCCGAGGACAAGGCGATGGCCATGGCCGCCTACGAGGGCGCGCTCTCGGTCGATCCCGGGATCATCGTCATGGTGCTGGCGGCGACGCAGCAGCAGGCGGCGGTCGAGGAGCTGGGCTGCCGCTGGGCGGGCGAGATCTTCGCCGACCGCGCCTACAACGACGACGCGACGCTGGTCGACCGGTCGCTGCCCGGGGCGGTGATCCACGATCCCGCGCTGGCGGCGGAGCGCATGGTCAAGATGGTGCAGGCGGGCGCGATCATCACCGAGAGCGGCAGGCACATCCCGGCGGCGGTGGACACGATCTGCCTGCATGGCGACGGCAAGACCGCGCTCGAGATCGCCCGCTCGGTGCGCGCGGCGCTCGAAGGCGCGGGCGTGACGCTGGCGGTCTTCCCGGGGCGCACCGGCGGGGTCTGA
- a CDS encoding carboxyltransferase domain-containing protein: MSDLPAYPLLRTAGIDGMLVSFGDKLSEPANRAALAFRAALEADRWDGVEEISSSLVSAYLRFDPLAVGHAPLEARLRALMGSRDWLQAEMPHGRRLHRIPTVYGGTLGPQLAEAAQVAGMTEAEALASLSSARVRVTALGFAPGQPYLGELPEVWNIPRQQALTPRVPKGALVLAIRQFVIFSVTAPTGWRHVGQTAAPLFRLGAERPFLLAPGDEVEFPQVSEEVFARMQADPEGGATWEALA, translated from the coding sequence ATGAGTGATCTTCCCGCCTATCCCCTGCTGCGCACCGCCGGCATCGACGGCATGCTGGTGAGCTTCGGCGACAAGCTGAGCGAGCCCGCCAACCGCGCCGCGCTGGCCTTCCGCGCCGCGCTCGAGGCAGACCGCTGGGACGGGGTGGAGGAGATTTCCTCCTCGCTCGTCTCTGCCTACCTGCGCTTCGATCCGCTGGCGGTGGGCCATGCCCCGCTCGAGGCGCGGCTGCGCGCGCTCATGGGCTCGCGCGACTGGCTGCAGGCCGAGATGCCGCACGGGCGCCGGCTGCACCGCATCCCCACGGTCTACGGCGGCACGCTCGGCCCGCAGCTCGCCGAGGCGGCGCAGGTGGCGGGCATGACCGAGGCCGAGGCGCTGGCTTCGCTTTCCTCGGCGCGGGTGCGGGTCACCGCGCTCGGTTTCGCGCCGGGCCAGCCCTATCTCGGCGAGCTGCCCGAGGTCTGGAACATCCCGCGCCAGCAGGCGCTGACGCCGCGCGTGCCGAAGGGCGCGCTGGTGCTGGCGATCCGGCAGTTCGTCATCTTCTCGGTCACCGCGCCGACCGGCTGGCGCCATGTCGGCCAGACCGCCGCACCGCTGTTCCGGCTCGGTGCCGAGCGCCCCTTCCTGCTGGCCCCCGGCGACGAGGTGGAGTTCCCGCAGGTCTCCGAGGAGGTCTTCGCCCGCATGCAGGCCGATCCCGAGGGCGGCGCGACATGGGAGGCGCTGGCATGA
- a CDS encoding ABC transporter ATP-binding protein yields MSLDLHTTGLRAEGLSLGYAERPVISDLSLDLPRGEMTAILGPNGCGKSTLLRAMARLLAPSAGRVTLDGQDIHRHDTRALARELAILPQAPIAPEGITVADLVKRGRTPWRGLFSPWREEDASACAEALAAVQMSEFADRPLGELSGGQRQRAWIALVLAQSAPLLLLDEPTTYLDLVHQIDVLALLRRRNREAGLTVVSVLHDLNLAARFSDRLVLLGRDGLVATGAPWEVLTPENLQTAFGLAARVDPDPVTGTPMIIPL; encoded by the coding sequence ATGAGCCTCGATCTGCACACAACGGGCCTCAGGGCCGAGGGCCTCTCGCTGGGCTATGCCGAGCGCCCGGTGATCTCGGACCTGTCGCTCGACCTGCCGCGCGGCGAGATGACCGCGATCCTCGGCCCCAACGGCTGCGGCAAGTCCACGCTGCTGCGCGCCATGGCCCGGCTGCTGGCGCCTTCCGCCGGGCGGGTGACGCTCGACGGGCAGGACATCCACCGCCACGACACCCGCGCCCTCGCCCGCGAGCTGGCGATCCTGCCGCAGGCGCCGATCGCCCCCGAGGGGATCACCGTCGCCGACCTCGTGAAGCGCGGCCGCACGCCATGGAGGGGCCTCTTCAGCCCGTGGCGCGAGGAGGACGCTTCCGCCTGCGCCGAGGCGCTTGCCGCCGTGCAGATGAGCGAGTTCGCCGACCGCCCCCTTGGCGAGCTGTCGGGCGGGCAGCGCCAGCGGGCGTGGATCGCGCTGGTGCTGGCGCAGTCCGCGCCGCTCTTGCTGCTCGACGAGCCGACCACCTACCTCGACCTCGTGCACCAGATCGACGTGCTGGCGCTGCTGCGCCGCCGCAACCGCGAGGCCGGGCTGACCGTGGTCTCGGTGCTGCACGACCTCAACCTCGCCGCGCGCTTCTCCGACCGGCTGGTGCTGCTGGGGCGCGACGGGCTCGTCGCCACCGGCGCGCCCTGGGAGGTTCTGACGCCCGAGAACCTGCAAACCGCCTTCGGCCTTGCCGCCCGCGTCGATCCCGATCCGGTCACCGGCACGCCGATGATCATCCCGCTCTGA
- a CDS encoding iron-siderophore ABC transporter substrate-binding protein, whose translation MHAPHARLSRRGFLAGAGCLLAATPLRAGGGELRFAHAYGETVLAAPATRVVSLGYTSQDSLLALGVVPLAVRYWYGDHPGGVWPWAQPLLGGAEPLLMTGEVSIETVASLAPDLIVAIGSGISEAEYALLSQIAPVLMHAPEVTTYGMPWDAELRMVARATGTEGRAEELIAGLRGRFEALRERHPDWQDRSAVCAWHSGGQTSAFLGGDSRAQFLRELGFRLPEALDGMQGDDGFYTALSPEDLSPIDADVLLWISSGGQAEDLAALAMRRTLRASAEGREVFCDALLSGALSFGSVLSMPFALDRLEPEIAAAIDGDPATVVQSAEEAGLLQ comes from the coding sequence ATGCACGCACCCCACGCCCGATTGAGCCGCCGCGGATTTCTCGCCGGGGCGGGCTGCCTGCTCGCCGCGACGCCGCTGCGCGCCGGCGGAGGAGAGCTGCGCTTTGCCCATGCCTATGGCGAGACCGTGCTGGCCGCCCCCGCGACCCGGGTCGTCTCGCTCGGCTATACCTCGCAGGACAGCCTGCTGGCGCTCGGCGTCGTGCCGCTGGCGGTGCGCTACTGGTACGGCGACCACCCCGGCGGGGTCTGGCCCTGGGCGCAGCCGCTGCTCGGCGGCGCCGAGCCGCTGCTGATGACCGGCGAAGTGTCGATCGAGACCGTCGCGAGCCTCGCCCCCGATCTCATCGTCGCCATCGGTTCGGGCATCTCCGAGGCGGAATACGCGCTGCTCTCGCAGATCGCCCCGGTGCTGATGCACGCCCCCGAGGTCACCACCTACGGCATGCCCTGGGACGCCGAGCTGCGGATGGTGGCCCGCGCCACCGGCACCGAAGGTCGCGCCGAGGAGCTGATCGCCGGGCTGCGCGGGCGCTTCGAGGCGCTGCGCGAGCGGCACCCCGACTGGCAGGACCGCAGCGCCGTCTGCGCCTGGCACTCGGGCGGGCAGACCAGCGCCTTCCTCGGCGGCGACAGCCGGGCGCAATTCCTGCGCGAGCTGGGCTTCAGGCTGCCCGAGGCGCTGGACGGGATGCAGGGGGACGACGGCTTCTACACCGCGCTTTCGCCCGAGGACCTCTCGCCCATCGACGCCGACGTGCTGCTGTGGATCTCCTCGGGTGGACAGGCCGAAGACCTTGCCGCGCTCGCCATGCGCCGCACCCTGCGCGCCAGTGCCGAGGGGCGCGAGGTGTTCTGCGACGCGCTGCTGTCGGGCGCGCTCTCCTTCGGCAGCGTGCTCTCGATGCCCTTCGCCCTCGACCGGCTCGAGCCCGAGATCGCCGCGGCGATCGATGGCGACCCGGCCACGGTGGTGCAAAGCGCCGAAGAGGCCGGCCTGCTGCAATGA
- the yacG gene encoding DNA gyrase inhibitor YacG encodes MSCPICNRPSDEKYRPFCSKRCADVDLAKWMSGSYAVPSDDPQDVEEAIEAAERERAKQTRH; translated from the coding sequence ATGAGCTGCCCGATCTGCAACCGCCCCTCGGACGAGAAGTACCGGCCCTTCTGCTCGAAGCGCTGCGCCGACGTGGACCTCGCCAAGTGGATGTCGGGCAGCTACGCCGTGCCCTCCGACGATCCGCAGGACGTGGAAGAGGCGATCGAGGCCGCCGAGCGCGAACGCGCCAAGCAGACCCGGCACTGA
- a CDS encoding biotin-dependent carboxyltransferase family protein: MTRELIVHRAGPAVTLQDGGRPGWIAYGLSRGGAMDRLALAEGAALLGQGETAALEMGGLGGRFEAGCDLRIALTGAPMRASIDGAPVTWHACHALPKGAVLEIGPVQSGAYGYLSVGGGLVPEEILDAVSAHLTAGLGRAVEAGDRIPVGADRGSAVARRLAVADRFSGGELRVVESLQTRLFPEEQRARLGTTRFIRDARANRMGVKVVPEGAPFGVEGGLSVVSEIITPGDIQVTGDGAPFVLLAESQTTGGYPRLATVIPADLPRVAQAPAGAELRFRFVTMEEALAAEAAFRAALKELPRKVEPLVRHPGDVPDLLGYKLVSGFSNGEHHDH, translated from the coding sequence ATGACCCGTGAACTCATCGTCCACCGCGCCGGACCGGCGGTCACCCTGCAGGACGGCGGGCGGCCGGGCTGGATCGCCTACGGGCTCTCGCGCGGCGGCGCCATGGACCGGCTGGCGCTGGCCGAGGGCGCGGCGCTGCTCGGGCAGGGCGAGACCGCGGCGCTGGAGATGGGCGGCCTGGGCGGGCGCTTCGAGGCCGGGTGCGACCTGCGCATCGCGCTCACCGGCGCGCCGATGCGCGCCAGCATCGACGGCGCGCCGGTCACGTGGCACGCCTGCCACGCCCTGCCGAAGGGCGCGGTGCTGGAGATCGGGCCGGTGCAATCGGGCGCCTACGGCTACCTGTCGGTGGGCGGGGGGCTCGTCCCGGAAGAGATCCTCGACGCGGTCTCGGCGCATCTGACCGCCGGGCTCGGCCGGGCGGTCGAGGCGGGGGACCGCATTCCCGTCGGCGCCGATCGCGGCAGCGCCGTGGCGCGCAGGCTGGCGGTGGCCGACCGGTTCTCGGGCGGCGAGCTGCGCGTGGTGGAAAGCCTGCAGACCCGGCTCTTCCCCGAGGAGCAGCGCGCCCGGCTCGGCACCACCCGCTTCATCCGCGACGCCCGCGCCAACCGCATGGGCGTCAAGGTCGTGCCCGAGGGCGCGCCCTTCGGCGTCGAGGGCGGGCTCTCGGTGGTTTCGGAGATCATCACCCCCGGCGACATCCAGGTGACCGGCGACGGCGCGCCTTTCGTGCTGCTGGCCGAGTCGCAGACCACCGGCGGCTACCCGCGCCTTGCCACTGTCATCCCCGCCGACCTGCCGCGCGTCGCGCAGGCGCCCGCCGGGGCCGAGCTGCGCTTCCGCTTCGTGACGATGGAGGAGGCGCTGGCGGCCGAGGCGGCGTTCCGCGCCGCGCTCAAGGAGTTGCCGCGCAAAGTCGAGCCGCTGGTGCGCCACCCCGGCGACGTGCCGGACCTGCTGGGTTACAAGCTGGTCAGCGGCTTTTCCAACGGCGAGCATCACGATCACTAG
- a CDS encoding iron ABC transporter permease gives MRGALTLGLLLFAATLAAVMLGPVRLSPALLWQGLSTGEGPGALVLGTIRGPRVMTALGAGAVLGLSGALFQALFRNPLAAPDIMGFTSGAGLTIIAAIALGLSLPMPLLAAGGGLIAAALVVLLSQRRGHATPPLTMILVGLGIGFIASALSSFLLTLLPHTQAAEAQRWLTGSLAARDWGQVAQVWLVGALLAALALAQLRRLAALELGEDLAAGLGLRVGRARMALAATAVLLAAAGVAVAGPVPFIALMSGPLGARLTGARRLPGRMLAAGGTGALVLVVADLAARAALPGIQLPVGVMTGLLGAPYLLWRLSREMEKGEL, from the coding sequence ATGAGAGGCGCGCTGACCCTCGGCTTGCTTCTCTTCGCCGCGACGCTCGCGGCGGTGATGCTGGGCCCGGTGCGGCTGAGCCCGGCGCTGCTCTGGCAGGGGCTGAGCACCGGCGAGGGGCCCGGCGCGCTGGTGCTCGGCACGATCCGCGGCCCGCGCGTGATGACCGCGCTCGGCGCCGGGGCGGTGCTGGGCCTTTCGGGCGCGCTCTTCCAGGCGCTCTTCCGCAACCCCTTGGCGGCGCCCGACATCATGGGCTTCACCTCGGGCGCGGGGCTGACGATCATCGCCGCCATCGCGCTCGGCCTCTCCCTGCCCATGCCGCTGCTCGCGGCGGGCGGCGGTCTTATCGCGGCGGCGCTGGTGGTGCTGCTCTCGCAGCGCAGGGGCCACGCGACGCCGCCGCTGACGATGATCCTCGTCGGGCTCGGCATCGGCTTCATCGCCTCGGCGCTCTCGAGCTTCCTGCTGACCTTGCTGCCGCACACGCAGGCCGCCGAGGCGCAGCGCTGGCTGACCGGCTCGCTGGCGGCGCGCGACTGGGGACAGGTGGCGCAGGTCTGGCTGGTCGGCGCGCTGCTCGCGGCACTGGCGCTGGCGCAGCTGCGCCGCCTCGCCGCGCTGGAGCTGGGCGAGGATCTTGCCGCCGGGCTCGGCCTGCGGGTCGGCCGGGCGCGCATGGCGCTGGCGGCAACCGCGGTGCTGCTGGCGGCGGCGGGCGTGGCGGTGGCGGGCCCCGTGCCCTTCATCGCGCTGATGTCCGGCCCGCTCGGCGCGCGGCTCACCGGGGCGCGGCGCCTGCCGGGCCGGATGCTGGCGGCGGGGGGCACCGGCGCCCTGGTGCTGGTGGTGGCCGACCTTGCCGCCCGCGCCGCGCTTCCCGGCATCCAGCTGCCCGTCGGGGTGATGACCGGCCTTCTGGGCGCCCCCTACCTGCTCTGGCGCCTGTCGCGCGAAATGGAGAAAGGCGAGCTATGA
- a CDS encoding siderophore-interacting protein, with the protein MTLPIRPTSSSRFDGALPEGFVAHLRAHLEEYGVPLEERGARLTARYAKADVALHLDAGGFAVEIAAEDELPLHQCRETVIYLLDHLLPEAGARMSWSGVAEARTPPNFHFATVLSTRRITPNFLRLEMACDGIAALSEGGMHFSLLLPPEGSSPRWPELTEQGRTIWPDGACALHRAAYTFVWLDAAAGRFAFDIFEHEGGRTTDWARRAAPGETVGIMGPGGGDFPQAECLLLAGDETALPAIRRILEHSPTTRRGTVLIETGSEGDRPELPLPPGMSLRWIPREGGGLEAALAEVTEIEDGQHVWLAAEKSVVRAAKAQFKALGLPRELGYFSAYWIRG; encoded by the coding sequence GTGACCCTGCCCATCCGCCCCACCTCCTCCAGTCGCTTCGACGGCGCCCTGCCCGAGGGCTTCGTCGCCCACCTGCGCGCCCATCTCGAGGAATACGGCGTGCCGCTCGAGGAACGCGGCGCGCGGCTGACCGCCCGCTACGCCAAGGCCGACGTGGCGCTGCACCTCGACGCCGGGGGCTTTGCCGTCGAGATCGCCGCCGAGGACGAGCTGCCGCTGCACCAGTGCCGCGAGACGGTGATCTACCTGCTCGACCACCTGCTGCCCGAGGCCGGGGCACGGATGAGCTGGAGCGGCGTGGCCGAGGCGCGCACCCCGCCCAACTTCCACTTCGCCACCGTGCTCTCGACGCGGCGGATCACCCCGAACTTCCTGCGGCTCGAGATGGCCTGCGACGGCATCGCGGCGCTTTCCGAGGGCGGCATGCACTTCTCGCTGCTGCTGCCACCCGAGGGCAGCAGCCCGCGCTGGCCCGAGCTGACCGAGCAGGGCCGGACGATCTGGCCCGACGGCGCCTGCGCGCTGCACCGGGCGGCCTATACCTTCGTCTGGCTCGACGCGGCGGCGGGGCGCTTCGCCTTCGACATTTTCGAGCACGAGGGCGGGCGCACCACCGACTGGGCGCGGCGCGCGGCGCCCGGCGAGACGGTCGGCATCATGGGGCCGGGTGGCGGCGATTTCCCGCAGGCCGAATGCCTGCTGCTGGCCGGGGACGAGACCGCCCTGCCCGCGATCCGCCGCATCCTCGAGCACTCGCCCACGACCCGTCGCGGCACGGTGCTGATCGAGACCGGCTCCGAGGGCGACCGGCCCGAGCTGCCCCTTCCCCCGGGCATGAGCCTGCGCTGGATTCCCCGCGAGGGCGGCGGGCTCGAGGCCGCGCTGGCCGAGGTCACGGAGATCGAGGACGGCCAGCACGTCTGGCTCGCCGCCGAGAAATCCGTGGTCCGCGCCGCCAAGGCGCAGTTCAAGGCGCTCGGCCTGCCGCGCGAGCTGGGATATTTCTCGGCCTACTGGATCCGGGGCTGA
- a CDS encoding zinc ABC transporter substrate-binding protein codes for MIRTLLPALLLASPALAEVPKVVTDIAPVQGLVASVMGDLGTPGLLIPAGASPHSHALKPSEARALQQADLIFWIGPELSPDLARKIDAIAAEGTAVALFDLPGTRHLAARSDVLFAEPGAEEGHDHGAHEDHDDHDHEDHDAEGHHHEGGDPHAWLSLDNAATWLTAITATLSEADPENAPAYAANAEAAQARLAEARATAEATLAPVKDQRFVVFHDAFQYYEDTFGLTVLGAISLSDATTPSPARLDALRDALEGAGAACVFAEPQFDPRLIAAVTEGAGTPVAELDPLGAKLEPGPGFYPALIEDMAQRIATCAAQ; via the coding sequence ATGATCCGCACCCTCCTTCCCGCCCTGCTGCTTGCCAGCCCCGCCCTCGCCGAAGTGCCGAAGGTGGTCACCGACATCGCCCCCGTGCAGGGGCTGGTGGCGAGCGTCATGGGCGATCTCGGCACGCCCGGCCTGCTGATCCCCGCCGGGGCCTCGCCGCACAGCCACGCGCTGAAGCCCTCCGAGGCGCGCGCCCTGCAGCAGGCCGACCTGATCTTCTGGATCGGGCCGGAGCTGAGCCCCGACCTCGCCCGCAAGATCGATGCGATCGCCGCGGAAGGCACCGCCGTCGCGCTCTTCGACCTGCCGGGCACGCGGCACCTCGCGGCGCGGAGCGACGTGCTCTTCGCCGAGCCCGGCGCGGAGGAGGGCCATGACCATGGCGCGCACGAGGATCACGACGACCACGATCACGAGGATCACGACGCGGAGGGGCACCACCACGAGGGCGGCGACCCGCACGCCTGGCTTTCGCTCGACAATGCCGCGACCTGGCTGACCGCGATCACCGCGACCCTCTCCGAGGCGGACCCCGAGAACGCGCCCGCCTATGCCGCCAATGCCGAGGCCGCGCAGGCCCGCCTCGCCGAGGCCCGCGCAACCGCCGAGGCCACGCTCGCCCCGGTGAAGGACCAGCGCTTCGTCGTCTTCCACGACGCCTTCCAGTACTATGAGGACACCTTCGGCCTGACCGTGCTGGGGGCAATCTCGCTTTCCGATGCGACGACCCCCAGCCCGGCCCGGCTCGACGCGCTGCGCGACGCGCTTGAGGGCGCCGGCGCCGCCTGCGTCTTTGCCGAACCGCAGTTCGACCCGCGCCTCATCGCCGCGGTGACCGAGGGCGCGGGCACCCCGGTCGCGGAACTCGACCCGCTCGGCGCGAAGCTCGAGCCCGGACCCGGCTTCTACCCCGCGCTGATCGAGGACATGGCGCAGCGCATCGCCACCTGCGCCGCGCAGTAA
- a CDS encoding metal ABC transporter ATP-binding protein, with amino-acid sequence MNLIEAQGLQVTLGDHPVLQGVDFHVDPGEIVTIVGPNGSGKSTLLRTLIGAVKPQAGRVLRKPGLRLGYVPQKLQIDATLPLTVARFLSLPHRIDRAEGRAALEEAGAGALEERPMAGLSGGQFQRVLLARAILGKPEVLLLDEPTQGLDQPGSAAFYRQIEQIRARLGCAVVMVSHELHVVMSASDRVVCLNGHVCCQGHPETVAQAAEYRALFGTGTHGALALYRHEHTHTHDHSHDHDHSHDHGHDHAHGHDHTHHDHAGQGH; translated from the coding sequence ATGAACCTCATCGAGGCGCAGGGGCTGCAGGTCACGCTCGGCGATCATCCGGTGCTGCAGGGCGTGGATTTCCACGTCGATCCGGGCGAGATCGTCACCATCGTCGGGCCGAACGGATCGGGCAAGTCGACGCTGCTGCGCACGCTCATCGGCGCGGTGAAGCCGCAGGCGGGACGGGTGCTGCGCAAACCGGGGCTGCGGCTCGGCTACGTGCCGCAGAAGCTGCAGATCGACGCGACCCTGCCGCTGACCGTGGCGCGCTTCCTGTCGCTGCCGCACCGGATCGACCGCGCCGAGGGGCGCGCCGCGCTGGAAGAGGCCGGGGCGGGGGCGCTGGAAGAGCGCCCGATGGCGGGGCTTTCCGGCGGGCAGTTCCAGCGCGTTCTGCTGGCGCGGGCGATCCTCGGCAAGCCCGAGGTGCTGCTGCTCGACGAGCCGACGCAGGGCCTCGACCAGCCGGGTTCGGCCGCCTTCTACCGGCAGATCGAGCAGATCCGCGCGCGGCTCGGCTGCGCGGTGGTCATGGTCAGCCACGAGCTGCACGTGGTGATGAGCGCGAGCGACCGGGTGGTCTGCCTCAACGGCCATGTTTGCTGCCAGGGCCATCCCGAGACCGTGGCGCAGGCGGCGGAGTACCGGGCGCTTTTCGGCACCGGCACGCATGGGGCGCTGGCGCTCTACCGGCACGAGCACACCCACACGCACGACCATTCCCACGATCACGACCATTCACATGACCACGGCCATGATCACGCGCATGGCCACGACCACACTCACCACGATCACGCGGGGCAGGGGCACTGA